GTGTAAAACTCTAAAATACTGAGTTAGCATAATATCAAAGACATACAACCAGAAATGCAGCAGGAAATATGAATATGTTGAGTATGTTTCCTACTGAAAACTACATGATACAAACTATATTTAAGCTATAATGTACTCAGATCACAATGTCCACCTCTTTTAGTTTATACCAATGAGCTCCTGAAATAGCCGAAATGacatatttactgtttaaatatgttgtttagtttagtttaaataaactgtttaagTCCTCATTTTTCTTACAATACCTGCAAGAATTGGATTAGTTGTTTCTGTGTAACCAGTTGATTAAAAGTCTAGCAGTGATCACTATTAAGAAGCACTTCTCCATGTAGTAGACTAAAGTTTTGTAATTACCATTTCTTTGTCCAGAGACATGTCACGACAGATGGGAGACAGTCATCGAAGGTTTCTCCAGACCATGATGACCAGTGGCATCACTGATGAGCAAGGAGCAAAGGCACTTTATCAGTATTGCTGTGAAACACACAACTGTGAGTGATTTTGTTTGCATATAACCATACTGGTGGGGTAACTAACCCCACAGAATGTCAAAATGATCACTGTCAGTCCTGATCATTGAATTGTAAGATTAGCATCACCCCTCCGGCTAGAAGTCTTGAAATTTTATTGCCAGGAGTTTTGTTGGACTATACAGTACCTCCCAGCATTAAACCAAAATCGCAATAATGATGACATCCTGGTAATTGTTAAAACATGttataaaagcagaagaaataGAGACTAATACTTTTTCATTATATGTCCTTCTGCTCCTTGTCATGACTGAATTTCATCTGATAGTAGGTTATACTGTAGTTGTTATGCAACCATTTGGATTTCATTACACTTCATGAAGATGAGGTATTTTTGAATATcagagttctttttttttgtctctttgtttttcttgcagcaCAATATGCTCCAGACAAACTAGATGACTTCATTGATACCATCAACTCAAAGCTGCAGCCATTGTTTATGCAGATAAGAAAAGGGATGTCGGAGGACAACGGTCAGCAGTTTTACGCCCTGGTCAGTGGCCTTTGCACCAAATAAGACTGGGATGTCAGGCGTGTTACTTCTTTATGGACTGTTTTGGAGAGGCAACAGTTTGTGGTTAGTGTGTTATCTTTGCAGAACTAAACATTTTAGTTATAGTTGCACTCTATACCTGTTCAGGTAAACACAACTGAGACAGATATCACCAGGATGTCATCAGATTATGCTGACAATGAACTGGAGCTGTTTAAGAAAACAGTAAGTGCACATATgaaattattcatattattattattattcatattattattattattcatattattattattatagtctTTAAGGTTGTGACATATGTTTACTTAAAGTTTACCAGactaatgttttataaaaaaaaaacttttaaccaTGGTGTAATTTTTGATTAGATGGACCTAATTGTGAGCTCTGAGAATGGCAAGGCCTCCTCCACTGAAATTCTTAATTGCGCCGACACCATCTCCAACAAAAAGCTGAAGAAGAGTGAAACAGAGCACCTGTTGAACCGACTCATCCATGACAAATGGCTGTGTGAGGTAAAACAGTGTCTTCACCAGGATTTGACAGCACGCCTGAGGCCTGTTTAAGAAAGGAGGTTCGGTCTAAAAAAAAACTCGAGTTAACTTACTCTGAGTTGAGCAAGTCTGGGTTTTCCATTCCAGAACAGCTGATGTGAATTGCTTCAATCAACTCTGAGTagggtggtgtggtggttagcactgcagcctcaagGTCGCTGTTTCGAGCCTCGGCTGAGAGGAGGTTCGAaaagtggcctttctgtgtggagtctgcattctgttggttctctctgggtactctggcttcctcccaccatccaaagacatgcatgttgggttaattgatcactaaattctccctaggagtgagcgtGAATGTTTgcatgtctctgtgttggccctgtgaggGACAGGTGACCTGGTGGTGCtgctcacctgttaaatgctgggttaggctctaGCTTCCCCGCAAGCCTGAGTCAGCGTGGAAGTTGGTTTAATCTCACTGGGGACAAACACATGAAGGAAAACTAAAGTATAAAAACCTATTTTATGAAGGTAATTTACTAGACtgtgattttacatttttatatccaTTACACACTTCTTGATATACAAACTATATATTTAGTGGATATTTCTACATCTAGTGATTTAAACCCTCAACAAATGCTGTTTTAACTCATACAGTACATGACGTCTCACCTAATATCCAGATTTGTTTTTTAGCTATAGATATATACTAAGACTAATCTCCTTTATCATGGGAGTAGGAAGGAAGAGGACAGTGAAGAGACACCATCTGCTGGGATCGAGAGGTCGACAGTAGATCTCTACCCATCACACATTTATAGAATTATGATTTCAGACATGTAAGAGGACTTTCCTCATGACGTGACTTACCATTGTCTTTCTAAAATGTTCTGTGTTGCTAATTTTATAAAGAAAGGTCctatttataaaagaaattaaaaaaaaaaatattgccgTGCAAAGTACAGATCCATCCTCTCCCTATGTAAATCAATGTGTATTCATTTAGCTTCTAAATCTCTGGAATCGCATTGGTAAGACAACCCGTGTCTGACAGCTGTTTCAGGTGGGAGGAGACAGGTAGAAAATCAGGGTTTCTTCATAGTGAACCTGCCAGCTACTAGGTTCACTTCacagtcagttaccatggttacataGTCAGGGTAAGTTTACCTCGCCTTCTGGAACAGAAAATTCAGAGTTTCTCCCTTCTCAGTTAACATACCCAGAGTTTAAACATAACCCactttctggaacaggccccTGGATGGTTTAAACTGGTTGTGTGGACAGACGAATGTTTGGCAATAGTTATAAAACACTGACTTTGATTCCATCAGCTGAGGAAATTTTTCCACTCACATAAATTTaggcaatatttttaaaaaattaaacttgacTCAGCTGAACATATGTGGTTCTGGTAATAAAGTGCTTCTGACTAAGGTTTGTACACTTACTTAATAAGTGGGAATTAGTAAAGCATACAATTAAAGGAATACTACAGTGACTGAGAATTGCTAAACACATTCACGCCTAAAAGAACACTTaaccaattaaaaaacaacatttagaaaatgcatttacattttgaaaCATTTGCAAATTTAAAAAGGACTTTTAAGAAACAAATTTATATGTAAGACGGCTCTTAATGGAAAGGGAATGTCTTGACCTCATCTCGTTGTACAGTAAAATGGTTTGTACTTCAGCTACATGAGGGAAGTCAATGTATTTCATTAGGTTTTTGAtaactgtacattttttttgCCTTCCTTGTGGAGTCAACTTCAGTCAGTTTagacctttttgtttttcatgccgACGGTCTCCAGAACTTTTTCATGAAACCCGTTCTGTGCAGTACTTTTCCTCAAAGAAGCTGACTTCTGTGTAGCTGAACTACAAATCATTTGTTTCTACTAAAAGATGATGTTGCTGCCGCGTCACTTCCACTATTCAGGACATTCTCTTTCCGTTAAGAGCCGCATTGGCATTTGTTCTTTGCCATTTGTAGATTTGTCTTAGCACTTGCAAAAGTGcttaatattttgtaaattagtttttttttaaatgtaaatttgttaCCTTatattaaattttgttttcGAATTTGTAAACAagttttatgaaatataaatttgctttcaaaatgtaaatgggtttattaaatgttaaacagtGGGTTTCTTTTTGTGCCTTCTAGCTACTTTTTACTCCCTGTAAGTTAATGTGTTCAGTGTCTAATCAAGCACTTTTTTATGGACACAGCAACAGGGGGAGTACACTCTGTCCACCCGATGTATCATAGAGATGGAGCCATATATTCGCACAATGTATCAAGACCAGGTCAAAGTGTGCCAAATCTGTCATAATGTTGCTTTTCAGGTAAATACTAatctcagttgtttttttttgtttttttttttgctgaattcACTGAAATGAATTTGAGATTCTTTTTGGCTTTCAAAATCAAAACGATTgtaatcaaattaatttgtaGCTTGAAGATTGTTAACGTAATTCTGtgtttaatattaaattttcTGCAACTTagaatttacagaaaaaaaacaacttttaattctgtcagctgtgttaaaatgcattttgaatTTTCTTATACAGTGTCAAATTTGTGAGAACCCTACGTGTGGCATAAAAATACACAACCCGTGTGTGGCCAGATTCTTTAAAGGCAGAACGGAGCCGCGGTGTCCTTCTTGTGATGATTTTTGGCCGCATGAAATCCCTGGTAATTACACTTCTTTAGTAAATGCTGTTTATGCACATGATACAGGTAAACTGAGACTCTTTACTTCATATTAGGTGATTAATGCACACTTTgtagattttgttttgtaaaagtaaaTTATTCGTTTAGAAGTAAATGATTTAATACAATGATATACTGCAGGAATTGGATGTATTGTAGAGATATTTAAGATCTGATATAAGAATTTGCTATTGTTactatttttgttcttttctttgcagAAGTCAGGCAGCCACATTCAAAGTCCAAGAGATGATGGCTTATATGTCAGCTTCCCCCccccaaatatttaaataattttatcacAAATTTGTAATCAACATTTTACCACAagtgttttagatgttttaacataaataaaactttctttCAATTCATGTGTCTTTATTATCCCAgggtttaaataaaatcaagacttgctaaatttattgtattttaacaaCGTCAAGAAAGACCTTTATTATATACTcagaacaaaaccaaaaaaaaataatctctttATATTAAATGCTAATATAAAGCAACCAAACAGCCTGATAGGAAAATTCTTCCTAACACCAACACCAATAAACCTTGaattaaaaagaagacagagttctacacagtgtatacAATTTTACTCTGCAAAGGAGCATGCGCATCAAACAAGTATGATACACACTGAATTGGTTTACACATCACAAGGCATTATATAGGGAGGTTCATGAAGTCCTTCCTTCAAACATCAAACATTTCAGCATTGCAAAATATTCAGGTTTCAGCATTTTGCACTAAAGATATGGAGATCTAAGGGTGTGGGTAGTGTAGCGGCTGGTCTTTCTTGCACAATCGCTCTATGGTTCTTTCATCTCTTTCACAGCTTTGACCTCCTGTACTTTCAGACTCAAGCTTGAAAccagcacacatgcacagagaATGCTGCTGAGTACATTTTCTAAATCTTGATACATATATGAAAACATAATGATTATGAACTGTATACATGATAATTTTTATATGTCCctcctgtttacattttaccacATTTGTTCAACATACATCTTTTTTGTGtacatattttctgtgtatGCATCATTAAGTTATCATTTCCATAAGTTTGTGGTCAGAAAGCTTAAATAGAAGTTTCAGCATCATCAtaattgttttcagtgtttttcagaAGTTGCAGATAAAATTCAGTGTTCGTGCAGTACTACATCCAGACACCATCATAGTGATCATACTGCAAAGACAAGGACAATGCATGAAACAAACAGGATAAAGAGCAGAAATATTATTCCATTTGGGATTAGAAATTTTTGCAAGATTATATTGCCAGGAACCCACAGTCAGCCAGCTCCACAGGTTCTCCCATGACGTCGTTCTCCACAGCTTTTGTAAGATGTAAGATTTGACCTGCATCATCATTAGCAGGGACAAAAGGACAATACAAAGAGCACACACAGCTATTTTTAAGTGGAAAATGAAATCTTGTTCCAGAAGATTTATGGGACAGTTGGGTGAAAATATTACAGACTGCATGTACTTTTCCAGCATTATGGTCAGTTATCTTAACTGttcttttagtttctctttttgcAGGCCTCCATTTGCGCAGCGAACCATAACAGAATAATGTGAGAACTTTGTATCcttatatgttttgtttattactgTATGTGTTGTCCCTGAGTCACATAGGAAAGTTAATGGCTGGCC
The Melanotaenia boesemani isolate fMelBoe1 chromosome 4, fMelBoe1.pri, whole genome shotgun sequence genome window above contains:
- the nsmce1 gene encoding non-structural maintenance of chromosomes element 1 homolog, with amino-acid sequence MSRQMGDSHRRFLQTMMTSGITDEQGAKALYQYCCETHNSQYAPDKLDDFIDTINSKLQPLFMQIRKGMSEDNGQQFYALVNTTETDITRMSSDYADNELELFKKTMDLIVSSENGKASSTEILNCADTISNKKLKKSETEHLLNRLIHDKWLCEQQGEYTLSTRCIIEMEPYIRTMYQDQVKVCQICHNVAFQCQICENPTCGIKIHNPCVARFFKGRTEPRCPSCDDFWPHEIPEVRQPHSKSKR